The DNA sequence GCTctgtaccatctgagctaacgtGCATCTTTACAGCGCTAAGAAGGCTGAACACAAGCAAACACAGTGCCAATTCTGTGCGTTGGTTGTTTGTTCTTAGTATTCCTCACCGCTGTATGTTTCTTTCACTCTCTGCCCGCGTCTACAGCTCGCGCCGTGGTTTACAACATCGCGCAGTccgagaggaggaggaagaggaggaggcagACGGCGGCCGCGGGTCACCACATGTTGCGCCTCTCACGGCGCGTTCTTGCGTGTGGGAagcggcggccgccgcgcggGGGCGATAGAATCGGGTCCCCCGCGCCGCGCTGTTCTCGTGTGAAGACCGCATCTGTGGCCGCGCGACTACCGCCAAAACTTCTTGCGAGAAAGACACCCAGTGCGCGACCCGATTGCGTGCGCCGGTCGACACCACATATCGCCGCGCCGCGCGCGCGTGCTGCGTTTGTTGCGTGTACTTTGTACCTCCGGGAAGCGCCGCGGTCACTTTAATTTGTGCGTGAGCCGTGCTTGCGGGGCCACTGTGGCACGGCGGTTGCACGCGATAGCTTACGGCGTGGGTGTGCGCGCGTTTCTGCTTGCGAGGCAGCGGTGCTAGTTGGCGTTTTGGGTTTAGGTATGTAGGATTAGTAGTGGGTTACACGCGGCGAAGAGAGAGAGTCGGAGAAGCGGCAGTCGCGCCGACTGCTGCGTTTTGGTTGCTCCGTGGGCAGATGCTAATTTGCGCACTACGGACTCTGTCGGGATTGCGGGAAAGGGAAACGCATGAAGTTACACAATTTTGAAGAAGTAATAAGGGTGGGCGCTTGCGGTGCCATGGCGGAACAAACACGcgttctctcactcactcactcactcactcactcactcactcactcactcactcactcactcactcactcactcactcactcactcactcactcactcactcactccaatTCAGGTCGGTCAGACCGtgcagttcagttagttcaggcTGGTCGCTCAATCAGTCCGTTCACGTCAGTATGGTCAGGTAGCTCAGACAATTCAGCTCAGTTAAAGCCAATCAGCTAACgtcattcagtcagttcagatcgaTTAATGAATAAGGCAGGTCAGTCAGTCTGTCTTTTCACCTCAGATGTAGTTCTGCAAGTTGAGGTGAGTCATATCACGCCATTCAGCCAGCCAGTCAGTAAGATAGGTTACTCACtaattcagtcagtcagtcatatCTTGTCGGGAAGAGGAAGCGCTACAATATAGTCGAGGGTTTATTGAGGAGGAATCTACAGAAGACTTTGGAACAATTTTTACGGACGACGTTGTTCACTGCGAAACAACAATAACAGATTAGACAACAACAACAGCTGTTTCATCCTTGTGGGGCCGTAAATAAACGCAAGGGCAAAACAATTACATTGCAGTGTCAGGGTGATTAAAATTAAGGCCGGTGTGGCCTGTACGGCTGCATCCACCTACTCATTCTCGCAGCTACTCTCCCATCATCATAACGTTTCTGTGCAACAGGTGCGGCCTAACTCCTCATCTCGTCAATGGCAACAAATTGTTGGCCGATTGTTGGGCTTGCTAACTGGCACTTAGGCTTCGGAAGAATTGCAATTCCCCGTACCGCAAGCAGCAGTAGGAGCTCTAAGAGTAAAAAAAGATTACTGTCTACGTTAATGCCATTAGGATTACTCATCGTCACATTTATCTGCTGTGGCCGAGAAGTAACCTACgacaaggagagagagagtgagaaagagaACGAGATTCTGCTCAGCTGCACTGTGTACATTGACCAAACTGGCCACTACCATAAGCAGCAGCAGGAGGAGCtgcatacacgcctcatacacGATGCCTTTCGGTTGAGGCATTAGAGTGCGTCgttacattgcttcaatgctaaccgCATTAACATCGACATTAATTGTGAAATTGGTTCTGCCGAAGTTTTTTAGACTCATCGGTGAACCAAGCATCTCCCGCATTTAAACTTGCGCGCCAGAGCAATCACCGTCGTAATATTTTGCACTTTTATTGTGACGGTTAAGGCgaagcagcaaaataaaagaaGTGCAACAACGTGAAAAAAATTTGTTTACTTATAAATATAAATGTTAATGCCTTATTTTTCTTATTTACTTtgaggttttattattattatggggcGACACGGTGACGTCTTCGTCTAAATTACAGTACGACAAAAGCATCGACTTTGAGATTGTAAAACAACACATGGCTGTAGTagcaaatctcgaaggccataaTGCACACCCAGAACTTTGTTGAAGGGCTTACTAAAGAATATAATGCTCGCGAACTATTTCTCTACTTTGATCAACCCGTATCGCTAACGCAGAGTTACTCTTGCGTTTTTTTATAATTTTGTTGTAACGGTTATCGAGCGCACTATTGCAGTTCCTTCGGCGCTTCGGTAGGTATTCTCTCCTTCGGTTAGCAACTCTGTGTGGTCCATTGCCCTCTTCTTTTGTTGCGAGATTGCGTTTCTGCAACGTTGCGCTCGTGTGGAGTCATCTATCAGTCGAAATTACCAGCGACAGCTAACCAAATCGGGTACGCTGCGCTTATAAAGACAAGTATCAAGTAGAGTAAGAGCGCGAAGCCACAATAATGTCCGCTGTGGACGCGTTTCTTTTTCCCCCAGCTCTCCAGGCCGAGTTGGAGGACATGGACGCCGGACCCATTCTTCGAGATATCATGCTGGGCCACTACTCCGACGGAGGAGCAGAAGGGGACAGCATCTTCTCCGACCTTGCAGTAAGCGAACTGACGGCGATCGCCGAAGAAGCACGTGGCGCCTTGTCCGAGTCGCCTGAACCGATCCTGACACGCAGGGCGTCGGCGAAGCGTTGCAAGTCCCGTCGCCAGTCTAGGCCTAACTACGCCGTGCTCGCCGGTAAGTGCCGCACCCGCGTAAAAGGCGAGTCGGTATCCAGCTCTGACGAAGTTCACGTAGATGACGATGAAGACCCGGTTTCGCCGGGCGATGTAGAAGAGGACGAAAGCTTAGACGCGTTCAAGACCCGGGGAAGTTGTATGAGCAAGAATGCCATTGCCGCGCGCGAAAATAGAATTAAGAAAAAGCTATACGTGAACAAGCTCGAGCGAAGCGTCCGCCACCTTTCGACGGAAAACGCGACGCTCATGAAGCGCACGACCGACATGAGCCGAGAGATCGAAGAGCTGAGCGAAGAGGTGCAGTACCTGAGGAGTGTGCTCTGCAACGTTGATGAGATATCGGCTCTTGTGCGCAGCGTTCGGTCGGTTAGGCCTAGCTTGGCGACGAACTTGAAGAGTGGGTACTCTCTGAAGCGCGAGAGAGTCGAAGGTGATCACGACTACATCGGTACTGGTGGCAAGAGGAGGCCGCCCGTTGATAAGAAAGCGGGTGGTGTGTGCATCCACGTCGCCAATGGAGCCGTGTCGTTGGAGTTTTGCCATCGGTGCGCCAGCAAGTCCAAGGATCTTCGGGAGGCACAGTGACGTCGCTGAGCAGCGTTCGTTTAACCGGTTTGAGACGACGCCTGGGAATCGGCGGCTCCATGGGTGTGAACTTCTGGACAGACAGACGATGGTCGGTACAGCGTGTCCAATTTACCAGCGTTAACTATAGCAGGACTTCGAGTGAGAACTCTGTGTGTGTGCCGCTTCCAGTTTGGGTTCTGAACAGacgcttttttttgcttttcacgGATTCTCTCGTTTCAGGTGACCGTCTCGGGGTGGCAGACAAGCACCGGGAGACTGCAAGCTGTACCAACTATTGGCACAGCGAGGGTGGCTGCTTGAGGATCATGGTCACACATTCTCCCACACCATCTGCGATGGTTGGTATCCATTAACCACCCCAGCTGTACAGACACAACAGCTAGCAAAGCCTAAGTCACTTCGTGTTAGCTTTTGCATTGTCACTCATAGCAGCTCCACTGGCTTGCCAGCACTTTTAACAACTGCATCGTGATTGTGAACTAGGAATTTTTGTTAGCTGTTGAGTGTGTAGACAGGGCAACACAAACACTGTTGCGCTGGGTCTGAAGAACCAGTTATTGGAGAAGCTTTTTGCTTTATAGCTTCCACTGCGGTCTCGGTGCTGACCTGGGGATCACTGCACTCAAGTGAGGACGGTATGTAGTAGGTCTGGTAAATCTCGGTGATGTTTCTACATAGTGTGATGATACCTCTTCacaatttgttctttttttttttatttaggattGTAGCTGCTTGCTAGGCTAGCAAGGCTTTCAATTGTTCATTGTTAGTAGTTTTAACAATCGTGTAAATGAAAATGTACTGTTGTGGTAAACATTAGTGTATGTGAGAAGATTGTAAATACCTATGTTTTGAGCTGAACACTTGACGGGTATATGTGCCCGAGAACTGTAAATATTGAATGAATGACAAGTTGAGTATTTGTGAAATAAATGTGTTGTGCCATTCAACAGTGTTGCTACTTTCCTCTAGGGCTTTTGCCTTTCAGAATCTATGTACAGCATGTTGTGTGCTGTAATGAGGATGCCTTTATGTTACCGGATGCTATCCAAGTCTTCCCGAAACTTAAGGATATGCACGATGATTTAGTGCTGCTGTGTTGGAACTCGTGCTACTCTAGAGGTTACCACTTTTTGGAATGGTAGGATGCAAGTGGCAATCTTGTGCACCCTCATGTAGCAGGCAATCCAACATTAAAGTGAAACTGCATTACCTATGCTTCTGCAATTTTCAAAGGTGGCACTATTAGTTGATGCTTGGTAAACCAGAAACTGCAAAAGCAACAGGCAGGTGGCCTTGCCTCGTGAAGATTTTGCGCCATTTAAAGGGACCCTTAAACGATTTTGTGCAAACATACTTAGTCATTAGAGTAAGTCCTTCTGATCATCAATTGATGCAAGTGTTCCgcataaagcatgtaatttaaAAGGTTTTAAAAAGTatatcgctgccgatcgcagcacgctgctcggaggaattttcagccgcccataCCCTTgcgacgtaaatcacccaattgacgtcagtagggcaagctatccgattggctgcccagggtgcgTCATCGATAATTCTTCCACCTTTATAGTGATGTTCATAACAGTTGGAATGGTAGTTAATTTAATTCTATGAAAAGAATGTaacaaagagaatgcacaagaacagttTCTCGCTacgcttaagcacttccggcacacagcaagcgtctgcttgtgttgcaacgtgctccattttgacgagagctccacggTCAGAGTCGGGTCTCGGTCCTTTCACGAGTACTATGATttgactttgttgcgttgtggactgcaaacgtagcgactggcaatatgtcaagctgcaacattgtgtccctctacaaggcagcagacgagcggtctggctgcagtgcatcggactcCCGCTATCCGATTGGCGCCAGGGTTTGGgtgtttgcggccgtcactttgcactggaagattactaacgcaatagcgtatCGCGAGTCCGTTATtagggtaaatgcaagcgcaaggtGACAGagcctggccgcttgactgtgtcGTTTCACGAGATAGCAGAAGCACAAATGTGAGTGGTCTGCAcgctgcagccacctggtggcacagagctcaaccacacacagtagcagtaacaaaacgctcgcaatgcacgctgcttttatagctcttgcttggggtcgactgccaagcagctggcggagagcttggagaggcttcgcgtgcGAGCTcttagagaaccggaagtcgacgacatgatgtgccatcatgacgcagagccagtgaaggcggagcttagccccgatcaatcggcgaacgagttgagaaaatgcatgactgtaaaggagggtaacttgtaatcgtccgtggCTCTCTTAATAAGACTTTTCACACAAAGTGTGGTGCGAATGATAACTTTAGCTGTACCTTGCGTGTTTACAAAATTTGAACAGTGTCGGGGAGCCTTTTAATACTGTGCTTTGTGTCTTGTCCGTGAACAGTAATAGTCGTTAGTCTTGCTTGTGCTTCCTCTCCTAAAAATTTTGTGCTTTAAATTCCGTCAAGAATGTTATGTTGTGCTGATAATGTGCTTGTTGTTCGCGACTTGGAAGTATAGGGCACACAGCGTTGAAGCAAAGAGACAGATTAGATCACAAGAGCGGCCAAAATAATTCACCCCAATACTTGTCTCTATGCCCTTAGTTTGTTTCAATACAGGATGTGGGTTTGTTGTGTTACAGTTGCTGGATCAGTTGCGGGATTGCTGCCCTGTGGTCGCTTTGGCTGCCACTCGTACACAGTGAACACCATTCTGCAGTCTTATTGCTTCATGACATTGGCAAATATTGTTCTGCGTTGTGTTGCAGTAATGTCGGTCACTTTAGCCCTGCTGCTTGGAGACAACTTTAGTATTCAATTACACTTCTTTGGATTTGTTCCCAGTTTTCGTGCTCACCAAGTGGGAACCTTTCATGTTCGAGAAGTGTGCGGTACAGTTTATCCAACTTTTTAAATatatgatgtcagtactcctttaagataAGCTTATGGCGTGCATGCAGGACATCTTTGTGGCCTCCCGATCGGAGTACAGCTAGCGTGGGGAAAGGTATAACGTGAATTTGACCTGCATATCCCTGCAAGTGCAGTGGAAGCTGCGGGCGAGACTGGTGTATGAAAGCTGCTGCCTTCCTCTGATTGACAGCATGTATAGTGGGGTTCACTGTTAAAGGGGACATCTAGGCGTGCGACTTTCACCTCGCTGCATTTACCTAGTTCATGTTCCGGCTAAAGCTATCTCAATGCACTTCACAGATGTGTAGATAGTTGCCAGTGTCACCATCTGCAGCAAGCCATCTGCTGAAAAACTGGGCGATTGTATGTTTGCTAGAGGGAAAAATTTGCACGTGTACTCCCGTGTTCCCTCCAACAGTGGACTGGGCTGTACGCGAAGCCACAAAAGCTTACAGGGCAATACGAGTTTCGTGGCAAATGCGAATTTGTGCTCTGTTGAAGGCCAACTGtgacaaaatttcactttggttaTTAAATTTGTTATAATTGAGTAGTATGTGCCACTAAAGCAAACTTTGCCAGGCCACAGGGCTGGTAATTGCATAGttttctttagaataaaaacaggaacagtgcaacacaggacgagtgagtaaacaggacagagcgctgtttttactcgctcgtcctgtgttgcgctgttcctgtttttattccaaagatgaaccaaccagccccattgaacacactgcatAGTCTTCTTGTtggcagcctttaaacagcacctaagTAGACACATGCACCTGGCAGTTGTCGCTGCAACACAAGTCCTAGCATCCCGAGATTTATCTTCTCTCTGCAGGCAGCCGTGGGAGctgccagggtgtctaccaaccgggaaaaccgggaattctcagggaatttgaacagtctggaaaaactcggggaaaacgcagggaatttgtgcttccatcagggaaaattagctgtaactttattgaaagggaacgaaagtcatgttaatgctggctccagtaacagaggaatcgcagcgaatcgtcattgacgccgtgtcatcggcacaatgtattgccagagtagttaacgaccgattttctagacgcccgatttttcggacatgcccgataatttgcacggttttgcggcaccaccacgtactccatatagtgaatgcatattgccccgactgcaggtctcaaatggcattaatcaaagccgccaccgccgctattttgattatctcgccgcctcgaaccggcactctcgcaggcacatccgcaaatccgtaaccaccaccgcggcaacgtcaggcctagctgcttctatgttcgctattaagcttcttgccgtgcggtgccgtgtttttcattgaaagaattcgccgctgtcaccaatggcaccgactccgcctttgtaatcctagcgattggctttgaagctcgcagagcacagcgcgttgcgtaatgcgtctgcgaaagttagcttcgcctcggtacactagtgttaggcggtgaagcataacaagtgtgggaagggggcaattgtcgcgggacacagtatacattacttaattacacatgcgtgcacgtcgtcttctgtcacagtacaagccctggtatgcctaaaaagcgtactggcagaccttcagagctttttgagacgtgcctgtggtaattttagcccttaaaggcagttaaagacatgcattaatttttttcagactgcctgttttttttttcaattttttttgcggcccctcggaagtccaagaaatcaaatgttgactgtacaactgaccaagaagatgcttcagatgatccatgtggtgaaagcgtggtagaaggaggatgagaacagaaaggaccgacacactgaggaattaacgggaaaggaagggtgccgccacctttttgaaggagcttgagctaaaaaaactaagtgatggctaatgctgagacacaggtgtccctcatccaaaccaaaataaattgtttacgcagtgaaacccaacactgagatgatgtgtacgggctgagagtatgtcaggacagttgaggttgacttcccagctgctgagagagaaccttagttgtgacaaagttcaggacctcatacagatgagcttgctatcagttgatagaaatagctgatattaaaaaaatatttacttatgtatgcatctccttttcatttgtatttgaaaatgttcgactcaatttggcatgggctttaccatttctttcgctgtgcattttactaacaccttccttctgttttctttttaaataaaatatatattactccttactattcaaactggattaagtcatttttttgtttcagcatgcttactagagagtgacagcatcgggcaacgtggtgtcagcctgtcttgacataaaacaaagatctgactcattcagggaatttcgcaaaggtgctcagggaaaacctggaaaactcggggaatttggaaatgtcaacttggtagacaccctggctgCATCATCTCTGAAGTTGTGTCATGGAGCCGTGCACTCTAGATAATGCGTAGCTTCTGGCGAGCTGTAATGGTgccatatttttcttcttttggtaTAAAGAAATTGCCAGCTTTTCGTGGTGCTCATGTTTGTATGTTAAACATCCGAAATTTCATTGCAAGTTGGTCTTCAAGGCACGGCACTCTTTAATAGATCACTGTGGGTCACAGACTGCTGCTTAAGATAGAAACTTTCGACGCTGTGTACTTTGCTTTGTAGAAATTCAGCTTGTTCATGAATTTGCCGTCTTGTAAAACTGTTTGGCCAACTACACCTTTGGCCTTGTAGCATGACTGTCTAGCAGGACTCGCATATGTGGTAGTTCACCGTGGCACTGCATTACCATTTGCCAAAATCTTCAAGGACCTGCAGGGTTGATGGAATAGCTCGATTAGCTGAGGTGCTGTAGACATTTGTTCAAATTGAAGTTTGTATTGCAAGTAATGCACATATGTGTTGCAAGAAATCAAAGTAAAAAATTGCAGTTGAGACTTTGCAGAAGTATTAAAAATAGTCTTACGTCCGTGTTGCATTATTGTAACCTGCTTGCATTCTTGAATTAATGCTTGATTTGTTGCAGTTCTATTTAACTACTCATTGAAGCTTTAGAAACGGCTTTAGCTAGCGGGACCAACTATGATTTCTCTGTTAGGATATATTTGAAAATTGAAGCATGAAGTTAAGATACTGTGCGCCAAAAGAAGATCACAGTTTTGTTGACAGTATCTATTGAATTGTCTAGAAGAAATACATTATCTCTCAGAAAATATTGAATAAGAGGAAGCTATTTTTATTTTGGATGCAACTTTGTTGTAAGGTTCGATTGTaccccgttttttttttagcatttgaATGTAAAAGcaacgcttcatttttttttttcagcagcttgTGTGAAAATATTGATAGCCTGGATGAAAAGCTCTAAACAGTCGTGTTTTAACTTATAACTGCAACAAAGCGTACCGAAATCTGTTCAGTAAACAAAAACTATTTCTCTCGCCAGGTATGAAGAGGTCGTTTGGTGGTCTTTAAGCACTGGTCGCAATCTCACTGGCAAAAGTAGTGAAGACCTGGGATAATACAGCACTTAAGGAAAATGTATGTGTTCCGTATGAGCCATGCTTCTTTCTGTAATTACGTGCAAGTTGGCTTTGAAAGCATCGCAATAGTGCAAAATTAAGACGAGGACGGGTAGTAGCGTTTGTCTTGTCTGTGTGTTACTATCTCAGTTGTCATTTTGCGCTCGTTGATCTTTGCAATAGATATGAATGAACTAGGTCGACAAGGAGCAGCTTGGGCCAGTCTGcttatcttggggggggggggggcaatatgTGAGAGGTAGCTAGTTGAATACAAACAATTGTGGTGCTTCCAACACTGATCTGACATTCAAGTGGTCAAGATGAGTAGCTTAACTTCCTCGCCTTGTCAATGCCTTCACACAATGTGCATTAGCTCCAGGTATGGATAATTTAAAAGCAAGGGGCTTAAATACATGACTTACCTAAATACAtgagtacatacatacataatacataCCTTAAATACATGAGTACTGGCATGAAATCGCCTTTTTATCCTTTGCGTTAATTGAAGGTCCAAACCCTGTGAAGTGTTTGAAATCGTACTGGCAAATGGAGTGCTTTGCATTCGCTGTACTTGAGGATTTTACTACGGCACAGGACCAACTATAAGCTTAACAGAAACTTGGACAATTGGCATGCTAAGTGACCACAGTTAAAAACTTTGCTAGCGGTTCTTGCACCAGGGTTACAAGGGTGTGCATGCATGGAAAAATATTCCACAGCGAAGGTTGGTATGCAATAAACTGCGTCTCAGAAGAGCAGGTACCGGGAAAACTGGCCTGTTGTAAATCTTGTCTGAAAATAAAGGTATGCACCGAGACTGATCGAAAGtctaaactttattttcaaaggGGGACATACTGAAGCCGTAATGTGCGTTCTTGAAACGCCTACAACCACCTTTGGATGCAGAAATAGTAAAAAGGTAAGTTACATTGGAGGTCTTACACCCAACGTGAATACACCCAACGTGAATACACCCAACGTGAATAGTTACACCCAATGTGCATAGTTCCGAGTGTCGACGGAGATCGCAGCCTGACCTGTAGCGACAATGTTCTATACTAGCTTGGAAAAATTCGCTTGGGTTAATGTTAGCATCCAGTTTAAAACTGGGTGATGGTGCCTTTCTGTGGTTCATGCTAACCATTGAATATTCAAAGTATTTTATTGTCTTGAAAATTATTCCAGTTTTTTAGCCTCTGCTTACTGCACATCGAGAAAGTTGTACCGTCGTACAACGTGGTAGCCACGGTAGTGCAGGTCGGCTCTAGCAGTTGCGCTCTAGGCACTCAGCAGTCCCAGGTACTAAAATTTGTACATATGATGGAACTCGTGTGACGTGTGCCACCGTGCCGTGCCTTTCTACGCAGCGCCCCGGTTCGGCAGGTGTCTAGCGCGCGAGTACCATATTTCGCGCATCTTCCTTTCGGCCCCCGAGTGGAGTAGCACGCTGAAGTTATTGTTCCCGAGTAAAATGGCGCAGTCTGCTTGGTTTCACACAATATATTCCAGCGTTGGTGTGGAATCTAAGCAATTCTTTTGTAACTACGTGCAGCCTGGAGAACAAACGGGCGTAATCTTGCAGCGCGGCTTAGCAGCAGCGTGGACTTTTTATACAACAAAAAATTACGCTGTTTTCATAATGAATGGACATGAACAGTTATTTTGGCGCTGTAGAAATGAAACACAACAACCGTTTTCAGTAAACCGGAACGAAAAAAGTCCGCCGTTCAGAGAGGTGGTGTACGTAGGGTAGCCGTCCTATGAATTTAAAATGCAAATCTTAAAGCCTATGTTTGTTGAACGCGGCAGAAGCGGTTTATTGCGAGAGCAGAAAACAGACGTCAGGTTTTGGACGTCAGTTTGGCACACCACCTAATGCAGACAGCAGAAATACGTCATGGTCGCCATGTTTTACATCTATTACGAAGTTATTATCAATCCAGGACAATCCAAACCAGCCGTTCACGCCCAGCTGCATATGTTACTGGAAGCCCTTGAGAGGGAGAAGAAAAACATTTA is a window from the Dermacentor albipictus isolate Rhodes 1998 colony chromosome 6, USDA_Dalb.pri_finalv2, whole genome shotgun sequence genome containing:
- the LOC139060832 gene encoding probable basic-leucine zipper transcription factor E; the protein is MDAGPILRDIMLGHYSDGGAEGDSIFSDLAVSELTAIAEEARGALSESPEPILTRRASAKRCKSRRQSRPNYAVLAGKCRTRVKGESVSSSDEVHVDDDEDPVSPGDVEEDESLDAFKTRGSCMSKNAIAARENRIKKKLYVNKLERSVRHLSTENATLMKRTTDMSREIEELSEEVQYLRSVLCNVDEISALVRSVRSVRPSLATNLKSGYSLKRERVEGDHDYIGTGGKRRPPVDKKAGGVCIHVANGAVSLEFCHRCASKSKDLREAQ